The DNA segment gtaccttgcaactctggtaagaactgctttctagcaagagtttgaagtcccttctcgctgatatgtccaagcctcttatgccaaagatctatactttcaccttttcgaattgcattaatctctcctttgtgtagcttagcttccatgacataaaaagagttgatcttctttccttttgccacaattagagaacctttagtgagtttccatttactttcaccaaaataatgtgcaaagccttcatcatcaagtctacctgtagatatcaagttaagacgaatatctggaacatgccttacatctttgagtatcaatttgctcccaatactggtctccaagcaaatatctccaatacccacaatcttagatgtaccattgtttctcattctgacattaccaaaattaccagcagtgtaagatctaaagaaatcaccatgagaagtaacatgaaatgaagcaccagagtcaattacccaattactgtcctgagctacaaggctaacacaaccttcatcacagacaatagtgatattaccttcagcagcaactgtattgatctctttctcatttttcttcatttcattctgttctcgcttccaaaacctacactctttcttcatgtgacctagcctattacagtgaaaacatttgatatctcttctagacttggatcttcctctataaccatgtggatttctgctataacttcttccacgtctttcttgtttttcagtaacaaatgcaccagaagaagattcaccctgttctttccttcttgcatcttcatttagcaaactgtctttaaccatatctatggttagagtcccctctggcgtggagttacaaatagtcaccacatacgtttcccaactttctggtaaagagctgagaagtaataatccttgcatctcatcatctatattcattttcatagcaaccaacttgtttgcaagactctgaaataggcttatgtgctcaacaatgttgccaccatctttatacttcaaatttacaagtcttctgaggagagaaattctatttcccattgtctttttcgcaaagaggttttctaacctttgccaaacaacatcagctctggtttcatctgaaatatgctcatacaagtttatatccatccatcttctaatataggcaatagtttttctatgttgaacttcccattcttcatcgtctatagtagaaggtttatctttaaccttgataggcttatacaaatctttacaatagagcaaatcttccatcacacgcctccaagtggaataatttgatgagttcaatttaatcataccatctgactgctccatttcaatcacacaagaaaactaacaccaaacaacctgatgctctgataccacttgttgggaagaaacctgttaatgcggaataattcttttccctctttgtgtatcaaaataggttcctcatcaaaataccaacttgatatcaaaatgctaatatcaatcagcacaacataaacaatagagcaataaatcaatcacacagtgagaccaaatctttttaacgtggaaaacccaatatgggaaaaaccacgggaccgtagtccacctcaaacttccactatcaataataatgataacaggtttacagtatgtcttctctagaataactagaggatcagaataacatcaagatcatagatcttggctcaaggatagcatatcttcatcacgtaggatggatctcctcaaaaaagaattctaggtctcatagagtggatatcacaggaaagtaccttagagagggtaaactgcagatcaacaccgttaggattgtagagtttgctgcaagaattctccacataaaatttggaccgAAACTGaccacgtttggccaccgatcgtcaagcaaaaaaactcaaaaaccttactttctctctctgtttctctctcctcttttttctcaGCACGCCGCAGGCTGCACGCTGCAATTTCACTGTGCGCGCACACACACCCTGCACGCTGCCCAATTTTACCCTTTCTCTCTGATTTGGGATCaacaggcccaattgtccaagcccacgtatgggctggacccaacaattagtGATGTTCAAAACTTTAGTTTGGTTCTTTGTTTAGTGTGTTATCATATAGTTTCGCATATTTATCCAAATTCAAATGAACAAACTGATGAACACTTCAGCATATTCATGTTGTCTCTTACTGCCACCACAGAGTGTCTTCGCCGCAGAATCCGTTTCATGTTTCTCATGATACATACCAAAGGCAAGATCAGATCGGCATAGTACCCGACGGCTACACCATGATCTCATCCAAACAAGGCTGCAAGACACTGATACTTACAGAGAGATATACTTCCTTCTGAATTTGCAATTCGACAAACTTCTCGTGAGCGATCGACTGCGGGGGCAGAAAATGGCAGGGCAATTCTCCTTTGGCAAGGAGGGTAATTAAGCGTGCGTTTGGACCAGCTTTGACTCCTTGCCAAAGAAGAACTGCACTGTCATTCTCACACCCCCTCCTGCGTCTCCAGCTTCTTGTTTCTCTCCTCTTACTGTCTTGAGATCATGTCTCAGTCACTAGGAGGCACTTATAGTTCGCGGCGCCACGGATCATATCGGGATATGCTGCAGCATATGCTTGCTCGTCAGGACTATTCTCGAGGAGCTTTCTTCCCTTTCTCCTTTTTGCCTTTCCTCTAGCTTGAGTTGCGCCACAGAAGTGCAGTCCTCCAAAAGTTAGAGGTAGAGGTCCTTCTCGTTCTGTTGTTGTACTGGCGATGCTCAAGCTGAAGCAGATGCCTACAACACATATCACAAGCAACCATAATGAATGACAAAGAGTGATGCATGGAAAATCGTGTATAGCTTTCATGTATGAGAACAAGGTAAGGTGTGAGCATAGGATATCAGTAAAGGAGGTGACACATCAAAGGAATCAGCTTTATATCCAAGCATGGCACCCAAGGCAGCTTTATCTTTGCACCTGTTGTTACTGGTCGTGGAACATTCTCCTGGATCTTCCAAATGGGTGCTCTTCTCACTACATTATCGAAGAAGATTTGAGATCTCCTGGTTTCCTAGTGAAAAGCATGCATGTGAGATGCTCATGAGCAAGGATTAAGACACTTTGAGGATGAAGAGAAGTCATAAATGCAAGCTAGAAACAAGAACTAGACGATGATTGGTGAACCGAGAAAAGAACTATGTGAATTAGACCTAATGATATGAACTATTACAATTATCTATTATTTCATGTTAATGTTGTTAAGAAAGCACATACATGTATACACAACACTTGTAACTGGAAACCATAATGTAATCATGTTTAGCTAATGTGTATTAAGTACAGAATTCAGGCCCCCTAAACTCAAACAAATGAAGTTAATGTAAAGCAGAACATGGTCATGCATGGCTACGTGATTGAGTTACGATTATTCTGCATGTGCATGCATGGTGATGCCCAACCTCGATCGCACTTGTCTTCGATGTGTGCTTGATGTTCCACAGCTTCAACTATGTGTTCGTTTGGGATATGCGCATATGCTAACACGATCATAGTCTCACCACAGGCTTATATACACCGCCAAACGCCAACCTGGGAAGGGCACAGCAGTTCGGCCACGGGGAACGGGGTGGTGGATTACTGGGTGAACTCTCCTTTGGCAGATGGAAGAAGATGCAACCCGAATTCTTGCTGCCAAAGGAGAATTGCCCAGCAATCCTAATCCAGTTGcaacatatctctctctctctctctctctctctctctctctctctctctctctctctctctctccctctctctctctctctctctctctctctgtgcatggTCAATTTAGTTCAGATAGGAAACAAACACAAGAAAGAACAAGGATTAGGTTGCCTTATTGATTAGTTgggtaatttaaaaaattaaagaccaaccttgattCTTGTCATGTATTCATTCATATCATGTAGATGGTGCTGAGGTAATCTTTTCGCTACTTAGTCATGAGTAATGTCAAATATAGTCTGCTCATATTCCATCCAAAAAGATCATGACATATCTTCAAATAAACTTGTGTTGATCATTAAGATAAAGCAAACGTTTCAGTCATTCCAAGTCCGTGATGGACGGCTTTGTCTTGCCTACTCAACTTGAACACTAATTTGATCTCTTTGAAAGATCGGCTTAGTAGCAGACCTTGCAAGCCTGGCAGATTAGACGTCACTGCCTTGGTCGACCACGAGGTCGTCGTGCACACCGCGGTCGCAGCTCGTCGTGCTGCACTTGCAGCTCCAACTTGGCACTACTTGTTCTTCTGGCAGCTGCATCTTCCGCAAGTGAAGGCCATTTCCTTCGGATCTTTGCGCCGTTCGTCAATGCATGTAGCAATCGCACGGTCCTACGTGATGATACCGATGTGGTATTCGGTGGTGTGCGTCGCTTGAAGCAACCAAGGGAGCGACAATGACACCCTAACCTCTTCCTTCCAACGACTGGTTGGTGGCAGGAGAGGACTCCACAGGCGCGCCAACACGATTAAAGTCTACGCATTGGTTTTACGATGGAGCGGTGAGCAAAAGAAAGGAATGGATGGCTTATAGCTCACTTTAAGTTAGCATCTTTTCTTTTGCAGTTAAATGTGGCAGTCAAGTTAATGGAGTGGATaagttctttttctcttttcctgATCGCAATAATTACGCGGGGGACACTTATGAGGGACGAGCACTATAAGTATCAGGCCATTTTAATGCTCGCTCCTCAGGTAAACTCGAGCGTAGTAGACTTGTTCGACCATGGCCACCTCCTGGAGAAGCTGCCTCACACTTTGTTTCCTCTTCTTGCTTGCTTCGGCTTCCATGGCGCAGCTGTCGCCTTCGTTTTACAGCCTGACATGTCCAACTCTGCGGGTCGTCGTGCTTCTGAGAATGACGCAGGCCGTCCTTCAGGAGCCGAGGATGGGCGCATCCATTCTTCGGCTCTTCTTCCATGACTGCTTCGTAAATGTGTGTGATGATATTTATATTAGCATAGTCCCTTTATCTTTGATCTATAGATATCTTATACTCCCCTCTCACTTCTAAGCCGCTGACGGAAGCCTAATTCCATGTCTTCTCAGGGCTGCGACGCATCGGTCCTACTGGATGACACGGCGACGTTCACCGGTGAGAAGAACGCTGGTCCAAACGCTAACTCCCTGCGTGGCTTCGACGTGATCGACGACATAAAGTCCGCCGTCGAGCTGGTGTGTCCCGGCACGGTCTCGTGTGCTGACATCCTCGCGCTTGCCGCTCGTGATGGCGTTGTGCTGGTTAGTAGACCTTGCGCCCACCATGTGTTTGACTCGCTGGTGTCGGCCAAGCCAGAAGGCTTCCCGTTAGTGTTTGAGAGAATCGTTGACTTGGGAAGTAGGAGATGGACTTATGTTGACCGATGTGGTGTTTTGCTGCAGCTTGGTGGCCCATCTTGGACAGTGCCACTGGGACGCAGGGACGCCACCACAGCCAGCCAAAGCGCGGCCAACAGCAACCTCCCGAGCCCCGCCTCCAGTCTATCCCAGCTCATCTCCGCCTTCTCCGCCCAGGGGTTGAGCGCCCGCGACATGACCGCGCTCTCCGGCGCCCACACCATCGGCCAGGCCCGCTGCGTCAACTTCCGCTCCCACATCTACGACGACACCAACATCGACGCCGACTTCGCGTCGCAGCGCCAACAGAACTGCCCGTCCTCCGGCGGCGACAACAGCCTAGCTCCGCTCGACCTCCAGACGGCCACCGAGTTCGACAACGCGTACTATCAGAACCTGGTGGGTTTCCAGGGCCTCCTCCACTCGGACCAGGAGCTCTTCAACAACGGGTCGCAGGACTCGCTGGTGCAGCAGTACAGCACAGACGGTTCCACCTTTTTTAGCGACTTTGCAGCGGCCATGGTGAAGATGGGAAACATCAAACCTCTCACGGGATCCAACGGGGAGATTAGGTTGGATTGCAGGAAGGTGAACTGACACGCTCAGCCGATTGCAAAGGCCAAGAAAACAAGCGGAAATATCTTGGAAAATACTTTAGATTTCTATCCTCAATAGTGACGTCAAATCCGAATGTATTTTTTATTGAGGTCAAGCATGTctcttttattttatatatatgaattttaaaaaaatacttcAAAGTTTAGAATTTCTTCCTCCTAACTTTAAAAAAGTTAaagataatatcttttttttaagaGTTATATACTCCTTTAAAAAAAGACGGTGGCTATCCTATCCTTGTCGATCACAATCGTCTCCTGATAATTTATGTATGCTTATCCTATTGATTATCCTCTCTTGTATGCTTATATCTTCACATACACATTAGTTAGTCCAGTTGTCCTTTGTCTTTCCTTAGTCGCTTATGTCTCCACATATGAGTTGGTCTCATTGATCACCCTCTGTGTGGTGGTTTCCCTGGCCTTCCTTGACTTCTTGCGCCTTCACACATGCGATTCCCCTAAGTTCGATAAAAGTGCAATGGTAATAGTTCTCTCAAAattttacctatatatatatatatatatatatatatatataaaatctcagTTCATCGAAGTAATTTAGTATCATGCTTAATACtttattcttaatatttttatccatcattaaaattttaaaaaatattttatttgactattaATATTATGTAACTCTAATATCACGATCATGAATTCCAATATTATGTAATAATAATgctatttaaaatattatgagaTTCCAATGAGGAATTCCGAAAATCCATATCCGCAGGGTGTTTTAATATCAGATTGATCAGATATTATTTTGTGTAAAATATCAAAGAGTTGATAATGACCTTCTCCAAGAAACCACGTAGCAATCAAATCCGATTACTTTCTCGTTCTACATGCGATCGTGAATCCAACGTCATACACATTTTGACTTATTGTCACAAATCCAATTAGGAATCTATACGTAAACACCCACCCCTTTCTTTGACTTCTTCGACTTCCTTTTGGGACCCAAGACGTGTATCAGTTCACCCTCCTGCAGTTCGATCTGATCTCTCCGCTGCTTCCCGTCAGCGGGCTGATGTTCCCCATCTTCACCATGGCCGCCGCGAAGTCGGCCGCGAAAGCTGCAGCGTTGGTGCTGTACTGCTGCACCAGCGCGTCCTGCGTTCCATTGTTGAAGAGCTCCTGATCCGAGTGGAGGAGACCCCGCATGGCGATGAGGTTCCGGTAGTACGCGTTGTCGAAGGTGTTGGCGGTCTGGACGTCGAGCGGGGCCAGGTTATTGTCGCCGCCGGAGGAGGGGCAGTTCCGCTGGCGCTGGGAGGCGAAGCCGGCGTCGACGTTGGCGTCGTTGTAGATGTGGGAGCGGAAGTTGACGCAGCGGGCCTGGCCGATGGTGTGGGCGCCGGAGAGCGCGGTCATGTCGCGGGCGTTCAAGCCCTTCGTGGCGAACGCGGCGATGAGCTGGGAAAGGCTGGAGCCGGGGCCCGGGAGGTTGCTATTGGCCGCGCTTTGGCTGGCGGTGGTGGCGTCCCTACGTCCCAACGCCACGGTCCAAGATGGTCCACCGAGCTACAAGACATCAAATACATAATTTTCGGGCCACGAGTCTCTCCCTCACCGACTCTCTCAATCAAATCTATCGAAGAATTAGGTAATCCATTTCAGTTCGTGCGAGATTTAGATTTCCATGATTGAAATTTGGGTGTAACACAAATAGGATTTAATTGGACTCCATCGACACCAAAAGAATCGTACTGTCCGAGGCTCTGTTTTTCCTCGCCAACCTCCAGAGAACTTTATGGGGATTGGACGCATTGCTTTGGACGAATCCTGTTAGTGTTTATCATCATTCTGTGATCGGACGGCTAATGAGAAGAAGAACAATCTCAATGTCCTCGATCCAATACGCAGGCGAAGTTGTCGGTGTAAGAACAGAGGAGGTGGAGAGAGGTGGCAACGACACTAACCAGAGCCACGCCGTCGCGTGCGGCCAACGCGAGAATGTCGGCGCAGGAGACCGTGCCGGGGCACACCAACTCCACCGCGGCTTTGATGGTGTCGATGACGCCGAAGCCGCGCAGGGAGTTGGCGTTCGGACCTGCGTTCTTCTCCCCAGTGAACGTGGCGGTGTCGTCCAGCAGCACCGACGCGTCGCAGCCCTGAGGGAGACACGGAACTGAAGCATGTCAGAAGACAGAGTTATGATGCAGAAATCAGCACCGCAAGAACAATTCCTCGGCACTACAAGTCAATAGAATGTTCGACCAAGAAACAAAGAGAATAACAGTACATTTACGAAGCAGTCGTGGAAGAAGAGACGAAGAAGGGAGGCTCCCATCCGCGGATCGAGGAGGACGGTCGTCGTCATGGTCAGGCTCACGATAGTCTGCAGAGTTGGGCACGTCTGAAGGTAGAACGTAGGCGACAGCTGCCCACTGGAAGTAGACACGAGGCAGAAGAGGAAGCAGAGTTTGAGGAAGCTTTCCACAGAAACCGCCATGGCTACAGAATTAAGTCTACAATTGAAGGATCGAGTCGAGATGAGAAGAGAGACTGGAGAGGGGCCGATACTTATAGTGACGTATCAATTGTTGGGAGACTGCTAAACGTCTTCGCGTTCACTTGTGTTCAGATGAGCATGCAGTATCCAACTCCATGATTGCACGCGGCTCGATGGTCACATGTAACCGCACAAGAAGAGCAGATTCCGACAAGAGTAATCCGGAAGCCAACCATGGCTTCATCTGATCTCCGTTCCCAAAGTAAACACAATGTGGCCTTTAATCATCTGTGCCCGACAAGTCTCCCTCCATCAACCATTTGTGGGAGAAAGGAGGTTACGGTGTCAACTTTGCTAGCTCGGTTCATGGAGGACAGCACCATGGAAGGACATCAGCATCTCCATGCAGGCCCACGCAAGCAATTAATATGCCACGTTCTTGGGATGGATATCGAGCTGTTCGAGTGGCGTACAGGGTAGGGTAAAGAAGAAGAGTCTTTGGCACATCAGTGCATTTGTTGACCAAGCTCGGactgccatctctctctctctctctgtgcatctTGTACAAAGGTCAAAATAAGATTCAACCGGGGTAGTCACGACAACCCAACACTGATTTGACTGAAATGTGTGCATGGCATATCATGATGAGCAAAAGATCATTCTGCTGACAGAATTCATCCACGTTAAGCCAAACTATACGAATTTTTTCTCCCCATAGGATGTGTATATATAGTGTTAAGATAAACCCTACGAATCATTGGGGCTGCTAAAAGATCTGAAACAGCCACCCTACGGATGATTAACATCACCTCTCAAATCGATGACAGATCTTTTGGCACTTCACGAAACGAAGATATTGTATGTTATTCATCACATCAGACAACGAGATGATAGCCCATGGTTTTGAGTAGCGGTGGCAGCAATAAACAAAGATGGAAGGACCAATTGAATCCAGCGCTGTAATCATGGGCAAAGAAGAGAGCAGATGGCTGCGGAGTGTCTTCCGAACAAAGCTGGATCTGTAAGTGAACTGTGACAGAGATTGTGAGGGAAGAAATGGAGGCAGATGATGATGAGAAAGAAAGATCATGTGGAACAGTTGTGGGAATAGGAAGCTTAAGCTGATGATTATTAGTTAATCTAAGTGGCTTATCCTTCTCAATTAATCGAAGTGGTGTTTGAACCCACTGATGACTCATTAGATCCGATCATGTCGGGATAAGATCATGTCGGATCGAATCAAATCGGGTCAGATCAAGTTGATCgattaatctaaaaaaaattaatttttgtctTAATATGGAAAGAGATGTCTGAGTAAAAACCAATTAGAGAAAGGTTACCAAGTAAAAACTCAATAGTAAACCTTTAAAAactattaataaataataatttatacttATTTTAGGAGAAAGAGAGTGCATTAAATGGGTTTTATCATCACAATAAAGGTTGCAATCATTTCAACTAATCGAAATATAAATGCATGAGATACGTGACAAGCAGTAGGGTCAAGTTATGTAGCGGTAGAAGATATCCGCCGACACTATCTAATCCTCTCCTAACCTAAAAGACCTCACCTCAATAATAAGAGATAGTAGATGAATTCACACCTAAATCATATGATCTTCTTAATTCTATTCTACTTTTAACGATGACACGATAGAATATGATGGGACAAAGAGAACGTCTAAGGTTACAAACGCACGTGGCTCAAAATTGACTACTAAAGGGTTGATACATGTTAAGCCAAGTACTTTCTCCAATGTGTCGGTTCGAGCTTGAGTCTATCATAAGTATCATGTTAGAGGATGGATGGTTTTGATAGAAGTCTTATCAAGCATTATCAATctattaaaaatgattttataagATTATCAGATATTACTCGAAAGAATTATCATCACATCAACCATGAGTTACTAGAGCGATCGATATAGGAAATAAATATGTGTAGGACTAATAGTGACATGAGGTTTGGATACTTGCATGAGAATGAGGCCCACTCCGATcgtttatgtatatacatatatatatatatatatatatatacatgtatatacatgtatatatacacatatatatgtatatacatatatattagaaatatacatatatatgtatatacatgtatacatatatatatacacatgtatatatatatacacatgtatatatatatatacatgtatatatatatatacatatatatacatatatatgtatatatatatatatatacatatatatacatatatatacatatatatatatatatatgtatatatatatatatgtatatatatatatacatatatatacatatatatacatatatatatatatacatatatatacatatatacatatacatacatatatatacatatatatacatatatatacatatatatacatatatatacatatatatatacatatatatacatatatatacatatatatacatatatatatatacatatatatatatatacatatatatatatatacatatatatatatatacatatatatatatatatacatatatatatatacatatatatatatatacatatatatatatatacatatatatatatatacatatatatatatatacatatatatatatatatacatatatatatatacatatatatatatatatacatatatatatatatatatatacatatatatatatatatatatatatatatacatatatatatatatatatacatatatatatatatatatatatatatatatatatatatatatataacttggaggattcaaattatatttttgagaaagagagagactcTATGTGTAACGAACGTCATTGAAGAATCCTTTTATAGTGAGCTTTAAATATCGTTACTCTTATCGTAAATGTCGATTATGACGAAGGTGGTGTGCTACTTCTAAGCTTAATTATAATCATGGTGTGTCAAACTTGACCTGTGATAATGTTCGATCTACTTGATCTTGTGTTCAGGCACTGATCATATGACGTTAAGGTGTCAATCATATGGTTTTGAGGAGATGGCCCATATGACAATAAAACCTAAATGACCGATGTGATGCTAAAGTATCGACCAACATGACAATAAAATATCATCATGTGTCACTAAGGTATCTATCCACATGATATTAAGGTTTAAACCAATGTGGTAACACTGTGGTATCAGTATCAGTCAAAAGTAATTCTAGAAAAATGGGTGTAGTAAAGCAAGAGGATAATTCCCTAATATCATTAGGGATTAAAGAGTACCCGTTCTACCAGTTTATCTAACTCATCATTTCTAATAGTTAGTGTGTAGAAGTTTTATGAAGATGATGGAAGCAGTTCTCTTTTAAATCCAGAAAGGGGAAAGCAGTTCAGTAACATTGAGGGATATGATGCACATAACGCGTCACTGTGCAAAAAAATACACAAAACGACGGAACTGATGCCATAATGTAGCTCATTTGCTCCACCACCATTTCCCTGCGTGGACTCATCTCGCCGAGAGTTTCCAAGAAGCTCAACCATCTGAAATGGTAAGAGAAAGTGTCTTCTCCAGCTTTAATACTAGCGTTGAACAAGCAAAACTGCAGCTACTTGTGAAAACAACGTGCCGAGTTGACTAAGAAATCATGAGAACGCGTGCTTAGGTGGATTGGGTCTTCGACGAAAACACTGTGAGCCTGCCAAATATGAGTCCCACCCATCCTCTCCGTGACTTGTATATGGTCTTCGATGAGTAGGAGAAATACTAAAAGCCAGTAGGCATGACATGGCTTTCCGGATGTAGAATACGCGTCGAATCAGGTGCTGCAGGTGAAGACACCTTCAAAAACCTATCGACAACATGCCAAGCCGTCTTGATTCCTCCACCCTAAGCAATAAGCATTGACGCTGTCCTGATTGCTGTCCACACTGTTCTGATCCCTCCTTTTCCTTGCATCTATAAATCCGACGCTTTGGAGATCTCTTCGGATCATATCATCCCGGTTTAGATACTCCAACAGTTGAAGCTTCTCCACCCATGGCTTTCTTCCTCGACAGACTCttccctttcttcctcttctgtcTGCTTGCATGCCCCGCCGCCCATGCCCAGTTGTCGCCCACCTTCTACGCCGTGAGCTGCCCCAACCTAGAAAGCATTGTGCGCTCGGCGATGTCGCAGGCCGTCGCCAAGGAGAACAGAATGGGCGCATCCATTCTGCGCCTCTTCTTCCATGACTGCTTTGTTAACGTGAGCGCGCACTTCATTGGCTTCGTGCCCTCCTTTCTTGAATCCACTGCTTCGTCGTTGAAGCTGACGTCTTATTTTAGCCTCAGGGTTGTGATGCATCGGTCCTCCTCGATGACACCGCCACCTTCACCGGCGAGAAGAACGCGATCCCCAACAACGGCTCTTTACGAGGCTATGAAGTGATCGACGCCATCAAGACCAGCGTCGAAGCAGCTTGCGCTGCCACCGTGTCGTGCGCCGACATATTAGCTCTCGCAGCGCGGGATGGCGTCGTCCTGGTAATCAACCATCGCTACAGCCATCTCTTGTTCTCTCTGGCATTGTTGCTTTAGCTTGTGCTGATTTGGATGGATAACGAGTTCGTTGTAGCTCGGAGGACCGAGTTGGACCGTGCAACTCGGACGCAGGGACGCGACGACGGCGAGCCAGAGTGCGGCGAACACCGACATCCCTGCACCCTTCCACGACCTCCCCAAACTCATCTCCTTGTTCGTCTCCAAGGGATTCAGCGCGCAGGACATGACCGCGCTCTCAGGAGCGCACACCATCGGCCAAGCGCGGTGCCTCAACTTCCGGCCGCACGTCTACAACGACACCAACGTGGATGGCAGCTTCGCGGCCCTCCGCAGGCAAGGCTGCCCCTCCGTCGGAGGCGACGACAACTTGGCTCCTCTTGACCTCCAGAGCCCGGAAGCGTTCGACAACCTGTACTACCAGAACCTGATGCTCAACAAGGGACTGCTTCACTCGGACCAGGAGCTCTTCAATGGCGGATCCCAGGACTCGGTGGTGATGACGTACAGCACCAATGCAGCCGCGTTTCAGAGCGATTTTGCGGCGGCGATGGTGAAGATGGGGAACATGAGCCCGTTGACGGGGACCATCGGGGAGATCAGATTGAACTGCAGGACGGTAAATTTTTGATCGGCCGTGAAAGCAAGCAATATTGCATGTAGCAACGTTTTCCAAGT comes from the Musa acuminata AAA Group cultivar baxijiao chromosome BXJ1-10, Cavendish_Baxijiao_AAA, whole genome shotgun sequence genome and includes:
- the LOC135596278 gene encoding peroxidase P7-like; amino-acid sequence: MATSWRSCLTLCFLFLLASASMAQLSPSFYSLTCPTLRVVVLLRMTQAVLQEPRMGASILRLFFHDCFVNGCDASVLLDDTATFTGEKNAGPNANSLRGFDVIDDIKSAVELVCPGTVSCADILALAARDGVVLLGGPSWTVPLGRRDATTASQSAANSNLPSPASSLSQLISAFSAQGLSARDMTALSGAHTIGQARCVNFRSHIYDDTNIDADFASQRQQNCPSSGGDNSLAPLDLQTATEFDNAYYQNLVGFQGLLHSDQELFNNGSQDSLVQQYSTDGSTFFSDFAAAMVKMGNIKPLTGSNGEIRLDCRKVN
- the LOC103969415 gene encoding peroxidase P7, which encodes MAVSVESFLKLCFLFCLVSTSSGQLSPTFYLQTCPTLQTIVSLTMTTTVLLDPRMGASLLRLFFHDCFVNGCDASVLLDDTATFTGEKNAGPNANSLRGFGVIDTIKAAVELVCPGTVSCADILALAARDGVALLGGPSWTVALGRRDATTASQSAANSNLPGPGSSLSQLIAAFATKGLNARDMTALSGAHTIGQARCVNFRSHIYNDANVDAGFASQRQRNCPSSGGDNNLAPLDVQTANTFDNAYYRNLIAMRGLLHSDQELFNNGTQDALVQQYSTNAAAFAADFAAAMVKMGNISPLTGSSGEIRSNCRRVN
- the LOC135596277 gene encoding peroxidase P7-like isoform X1, encoding MAFFLDRLFPFFLFCLLACPAAHAQLSPTFYAVSCPNLESIVRSAMSQAVAKENRMGASILRLFFHDCFVNPQGCDASVLLDDTATFTGEKNAIPNNGSLRGYEVIDAIKTSVEAACAATVSCADILALAARDGVVLLGGPSWTVQLGRRDATTASQSAANTDIPAPFHDLPKLISLFVSKGFSAQDMTALSGAHTIGQARCLNFRPHVYNDTNVDGSFAALRRQGCPSVGGDDNLAPLDLQSPEAFDNLYYQNLMLNKGLLHSDQELFNGGSQDSVVMTYSTNAAAFQSDFAAAMVKMGNMSPLTGTIGEIRLNCRTVNF
- the LOC135596277 gene encoding peroxidase P7-like isoform X2 translates to MAFFLDRLFPFFLFCLLACPAAHAQLSPTFYAVSCPNLESIVRSAMSQAVAKENRMGASILRLFFHDCFVNGCDASVLLDDTATFTGEKNAIPNNGSLRGYEVIDAIKTSVEAACAATVSCADILALAARDGVVLLGGPSWTVQLGRRDATTASQSAANTDIPAPFHDLPKLISLFVSKGFSAQDMTALSGAHTIGQARCLNFRPHVYNDTNVDGSFAALRRQGCPSVGGDDNLAPLDLQSPEAFDNLYYQNLMLNKGLLHSDQELFNGGSQDSVVMTYSTNAAAFQSDFAAAMVKMGNMSPLTGTIGEIRLNCRTVNF